A single region of the Pseudorhodoplanes sp. genome encodes:
- a CDS encoding DUF2214 family protein codes for MTTFFALLHHLAAFALVGALAAEFVLVHAEITQANLRRLLAADAVLGLAAGTVLIAGLVRVFLLEKGADYYFSSLAFIIKFGVFLGVGALSLMPTLNFLSWRKDLAAGRLPQIEPKRFAMIQATVHGELAAVVVILVCAAIMARGGWV; via the coding sequence GTGACCACCTTCTTCGCCCTCCTGCATCATCTCGCCGCCTTCGCGCTGGTCGGCGCGCTGGCGGCGGAATTCGTGCTGGTGCATGCGGAGATCACGCAGGCCAATCTGCGCCGCCTGCTCGCGGCCGACGCCGTGCTGGGGCTCGCCGCCGGCACGGTGCTGATTGCCGGTCTCGTGCGCGTCTTTCTGCTGGAGAAGGGCGCGGATTATTACTTCTCCAGCCTCGCCTTCATCATCAAGTTCGGCGTGTTTCTCGGCGTCGGCGCGCTGTCGCTGATGCCGACGCTGAATTTCCTCTCCTGGCGCAAGGACCTCGCCGCCGGCCGTCTGCCGCAGATCGAACCGAAACGATTCGCCATGATCCAGGCGACGGTGCACGGCGAGCTCGCGGCGGTGGTGGTCATCCTGGTGTGCGCGGCGATCATGGCGCGCGGCGGCTGGGTCTGA
- a CDS encoding FKBP-type peptidyl-prolyl cis-trans isomerase has protein sequence MMKFTRAALMTAALTFTTIGVTVMTEEAAAQSKPVTTPSGLQMTDTTVGKGAQPKQGQTAVVHYTGWLYTNGQKGRKFDSSVDRGQPFEFPVGAGRVIKGWDEGVATMKVGGKRTLVIPPQLGYGERGAGSVIPPNATLIFDVELLGVK, from the coding sequence ATGATGAAATTCACCCGCGCTGCTCTGATGACCGCCGCGCTCACCTTCACCACAATCGGAGTCACCGTCATGACAGAGGAAGCCGCCGCGCAGTCAAAGCCTGTCACCACGCCGTCGGGCCTGCAGATGACCGACACAACGGTCGGCAAGGGCGCGCAGCCGAAACAGGGCCAGACCGCCGTGGTGCATTACACCGGCTGGCTCTACACGAACGGGCAGAAGGGCAGGAAATTCGACTCCTCGGTCGATCGCGGCCAGCCCTTCGAGTTTCCGGTCGGCGCCGGGCGCGTGATCAAGGGCTGGGACGAGGGCGTCGCCACCATGAAGGTCGGCGGCAAGCGCACGCTCGTGATTCCGCCGCAGCTCGGCTATGGCGAGCGCGGCGCCGGCAGCGTCATCCCCCCGAACGCAACGCTGATCTTCGACGTCGAACTGCTCGGCGTGAAGTGA
- a CDS encoding OmpA family protein translates to MTQHRIHALCWIAIVAMLPSVAAAQAGKGDCPPFGRMPNYETQAQPQLRNYDAAEFRISKGDAEETVIVAGRACRQHYTIKDGAEMASDVEIQENYLSQLKKLGGEKLLADDRYLHARFAQGGKETWLALYSQGDSIEVTVIEKQPFKPTLLPSSGPDHRLFGHMPNYGGKAEKRNFDKFTFRVRDGEETKEVEARGARHSVAYSIKDGATMASNLDIHTNYRHVVETLGGQVLYADEQYTSARLEHNGQTIWLNVYSQEDHIELDVIEEKLFQASIKAPEASAMKSALDKDGRISLYVNFDFNKATLKPDAAPVVAQVVKLLKDNPGLKLEIGGHTDNIGGRDYNLKLSQQRAAAIVAALVAQGIAADRLRAAGYGPDKPVADNDKEEGRAKNRRVELVKG, encoded by the coding sequence ATGACCCAACACCGGATTCACGCGCTTTGCTGGATTGCGATTGTCGCGATGCTGCCCTCCGTAGCCGCCGCGCAGGCGGGGAAGGGTGACTGTCCGCCCTTCGGGCGGATGCCGAATTACGAAACGCAGGCGCAGCCGCAATTGCGCAATTACGATGCCGCCGAATTCCGTATCAGCAAGGGTGACGCCGAGGAGACGGTGATCGTCGCCGGCCGCGCCTGCCGCCAGCACTACACGATCAAGGACGGCGCCGAAATGGCGAGCGACGTCGAGATCCAGGAGAACTATCTCAGCCAGCTGAAGAAGCTTGGCGGCGAAAAACTGCTCGCCGACGACCGCTACCTGCATGCGCGCTTCGCGCAGGGCGGCAAGGAGACGTGGCTGGCGCTCTACAGCCAGGGGGATTCCATCGAGGTGACGGTCATCGAGAAGCAGCCGTTCAAGCCGACGCTGCTGCCGTCCTCGGGTCCCGACCATCGCCTGTTCGGCCACATGCCGAATTACGGCGGCAAGGCGGAGAAGCGGAACTTCGACAAGTTCACCTTCCGCGTGCGTGACGGCGAGGAGACGAAGGAGGTCGAGGCGCGCGGCGCGCGGCACAGCGTCGCCTACAGCATCAAGGACGGCGCGACCATGGCCAGCAACCTCGACATCCACACCAACTATCGGCATGTCGTGGAGACGCTCGGCGGCCAGGTGCTGTATGCCGACGAACAGTATACGAGCGCGCGGCTGGAGCATAACGGGCAGACCATCTGGCTCAACGTCTACAGCCAGGAAGACCATATCGAGCTCGATGTCATCGAGGAGAAGCTGTTCCAGGCGAGCATCAAGGCACCGGAAGCGAGCGCGATGAAATCCGCGCTCGACAAGGACGGGCGGATTTCGCTCTACGTCAATTTCGATTTCAACAAGGCGACGCTGAAGCCGGATGCCGCGCCGGTGGTGGCGCAGGTGGTGAAGCTGCTCAAGGACAATCCCGGCCTGAAGCTCGAGATCGGCGGGCACACCGACAATATCGGCGGCCGCGATTACAATCTGAAACTGTCGCAGCAGCGTGCCGCCGCCATTGTCGCCGCCCTCGTCGCGCAGGGCATCGCCGCCGACCGCTTGCGCGCCGCCGGCTATGGCCCCGACAAGCCGGTCGCCGACAACGACAAGGAAGAAGGGCGCGCGAAAAATCGCCGTGTGGAACTGGTGAAGGGATAA
- a CDS encoding acyl-CoA carboxylase subunit beta, whose product MKDIIERLEQRRDNAKLGGGKSRIEAQHKRGKLTARERIELLLDKGSFEEFDMFVEHRSNEFGMEKQKIPGDGVVTGWGTVNGRTVFLFSKDFTVFGGSLSETHAQKIVKVQDMALKARAPIIGLFDAGGARIQEGVAALGGYGEVFKRNVIASGVIPQISVIMGPCAGGDVYSPAMTDFIFMVKDTSYMFVTGPDVVKTVTNEVVTAEELGGASVHATKSSVADGAFENDVECLLQMRRLIDFLPANNKAGVPQWPSEDDPDRIDDSLDTLIPDNPNKPYDMKELILKVVDEGDFFEISPNFARNIVTGFGRVAGRSVGFVANQPMVLAGVLDSDASRKAARFVRFCNAFEIPIVTFVDVPGFLPGTSQEYGGLIKHGAKLLFAYSQATVPLVTVITRKAFGGAYDVMASKHVGGDLNYAWPTAQIAVMGAKGAVEIIFRADMGDPDKIAARTKEYEERFLSPFVAAERGYIDDVIMPHSTRKRLARALAMLRGKKVEMPARKHDNLPL is encoded by the coding sequence ATGAAAGACATTATCGAAAGGCTCGAACAGCGCCGGGACAACGCAAAGCTCGGCGGCGGCAAGTCCCGCATCGAGGCCCAGCACAAGCGCGGCAAGCTCACCGCGCGCGAGCGCATCGAGTTGCTGCTGGATAAGGGCTCGTTCGAGGAATTCGACATGTTCGTCGAGCACCGCTCGAACGAATTCGGCATGGAGAAGCAGAAAATCCCCGGCGACGGCGTGGTCACCGGCTGGGGCACGGTCAACGGCCGCACTGTCTTCCTGTTCTCCAAGGATTTCACGGTATTCGGCGGATCGCTCTCCGAAACGCATGCCCAGAAGATCGTCAAGGTGCAGGACATGGCGCTGAAGGCACGGGCGCCGATCATCGGGCTGTTTGATGCCGGCGGGGCGCGCATCCAGGAGGGCGTGGCAGCCCTCGGCGGCTATGGCGAGGTGTTCAAGCGCAACGTGATCGCCTCCGGCGTCATCCCGCAGATCAGCGTGATCATGGGGCCGTGCGCGGGCGGCGACGTGTATTCACCGGCGATGACCGATTTCATCTTCATGGTGAAGGATACGAGCTACATGTTCGTGACCGGCCCTGACGTGGTGAAGACCGTGACCAACGAGGTCGTCACCGCGGAGGAACTCGGCGGTGCCTCGGTGCACGCGACGAAGTCTTCGGTTGCCGACGGCGCGTTCGAGAACGATGTCGAATGCCTGCTGCAGATGCGGCGCCTGATCGATTTTCTGCCCGCCAACAACAAGGCCGGCGTTCCGCAATGGCCGAGCGAGGACGATCCCGACCGCATCGACGACTCGCTCGACACGCTCATTCCCGACAATCCCAACAAGCCCTACGACATGAAGGAACTGATCCTGAAGGTCGTGGACGAGGGCGACTTTTTCGAGATTTCTCCGAACTTCGCCAGGAACATCGTCACCGGCTTCGGCCGCGTCGCCGGGCGCAGCGTCGGCTTTGTTGCCAACCAGCCGATGGTGCTCGCGGGCGTGCTCGACAGCGACGCCTCGCGCAAGGCGGCGCGCTTCGTGCGCTTCTGCAACGCGTTTGAAATCCCGATCGTCACCTTCGTCGACGTGCCGGGCTTCCTGCCGGGCACGAGCCAGGAATATGGCGGCCTGATCAAGCACGGCGCCAAGCTTCTCTTCGCCTATTCGCAGGCCACCGTGCCATTGGTCACCGTCATCACGCGCAAGGCCTTCGGCGGCGCCTATGACGTGATGGCCTCAAAGCATGTCGGCGGCGATCTCAACTATGCCTGGCCGACCGCGCAGATCGCTGTTATGGGCGCGAAGGGGGCGGTGGAAATCATCTTCCGCGCCGACATGGGCGACCCGGACAAGATCGCCGCGCGCACCAAGGAATACGAGGAGCGGTTTCTCTCGCCCTTCGTCGCCGCCGAGCGCGGTTATATCGACGACGTGATCATGCCGCACTCAACGCGCAAGCGCCTCGCCCGCGCCCTCGCCATGCTGCGGGGCAAGAAGGTCGAGATGCCGGCGAGGAAGCACGATAACCTGCCGCTCTGA
- a CDS encoding EscU/YscU/HrcU family type III secretion system export apparatus switch protein, producing MSEQKLAVALKYEKPDAPRVTAIGRGELARRIIETAQEHGVPLSDNPALAEALSQLELEQEIPESLYRAVAEVLTYILRVSGRLR from the coding sequence ATGAGCGAACAGAAACTCGCCGTCGCGCTGAAATACGAAAAACCGGACGCCCCGCGCGTCACCGCCATCGGCCGCGGCGAACTCGCCCGGCGCATCATCGAGACGGCGCAGGAGCACGGCGTGCCGCTCTCCGACAACCCGGCCTTGGCGGAGGCGCTGTCGCAGCTCGAACTGGAGCAGGAAATTCCGGAAAGCCTCTATCGCGCGGTGGCGGAAGTGCTCACCTATATCCTGCGCGTGTCGGGCCGGCTGCGGTAG
- a CDS encoding flagellar hook-length control protein FliK — MTVIRPVPVSPAALQTQSGQAGQSAPAPQGAAASAPQATATLQAVLSEQKAMLFAVLQQALGEAAPRQGGLAPLMADAEAMLAQDKSSLPLNVKTALQDVLATRLVGQGSVDATKLQNAVRQSGAFLESSLANGQPVQGDVKAALLGLRQALQTWLGTQGAEAAIRTVPNAAPPATPQAQTVPQGMQPRTTPALPQPNSSAAPALKQALSPTPSTPLRDAALRLLAETDAMLERPMAQPVATSNTPLKANLEAMLARTDAPLPQAVRDAIQTVLGQRPAAPATGDALKLQNALQQTALLSRDAAMPPSAGDLKSALLGLRQALQTWLAPKAETSLPVPATSAPAPAHTPAPPLRNGPTVPQPPALPGLAALPLREAGLRLLAETDAALARHTMLQIASLPDDPAAPRSVDNAQRLVLDIPLVTPQGTAIVQLRIERDEKRAAKGKKASVWQAMFSIDTEPLGPVHARVAMVGDTANVSLFAERGDSAAALRDNIPLLQAGLAEAAVEPGDIRCARGAPATPAVASGLFVDRAS; from the coding sequence ATGACCGTCATCCGGCCCGTACCAGTCTCGCCGGCCGCGCTACAGACCCAGTCCGGTCAGGCTGGCCAGAGCGCTCCCGCCCCCCAGGGGGCCGCCGCTTCTGCGCCGCAGGCAACAGCGACGTTGCAGGCCGTTCTGTCCGAACAGAAGGCCATGCTGTTCGCTGTCCTGCAGCAGGCTCTGGGCGAAGCGGCGCCGCGTCAGGGTGGATTGGCGCCGCTGATGGCGGATGCGGAAGCCATGCTGGCGCAGGACAAATCCTCTCTGCCGCTAAACGTGAAAACCGCCTTGCAGGATGTGCTGGCGACGCGGCTTGTCGGGCAGGGCAGCGTCGACGCAACCAAGCTGCAGAACGCCGTCAGGCAATCCGGCGCATTTCTGGAATCCAGTCTGGCCAATGGCCAGCCCGTGCAGGGCGACGTGAAGGCGGCGCTCCTTGGTCTGCGTCAGGCGTTGCAGACCTGGCTCGGGACACAGGGCGCGGAGGCCGCGATCAGGACCGTACCGAATGCAGCGCCGCCGGCCACGCCTCAGGCGCAAACGGTGCCGCAAGGCATGCAGCCGCGCACAACACCGGCATTACCTCAGCCGAATTCTTCCGCTGCGCCCGCTTTGAAGCAGGCTTTATCACCGACGCCTTCTACGCCGCTGCGCGATGCGGCCTTGCGTTTGCTGGCGGAAACCGACGCCATGCTGGAGCGCCCGATGGCGCAACCAGTGGCAACATCGAACACGCCGCTGAAGGCCAATCTCGAGGCGATGCTGGCACGCACCGACGCGCCGCTGCCGCAGGCGGTGCGCGACGCGATCCAGACCGTGCTCGGGCAGCGCCCGGCTGCCCCGGCCACCGGCGATGCATTGAAGCTGCAGAACGCCTTGCAGCAAACGGCGCTGCTATCCCGCGACGCCGCCATGCCGCCGTCCGCGGGCGATCTGAAATCCGCCTTGCTCGGTTTGCGCCAGGCGCTGCAGACCTGGCTGGCGCCGAAAGCCGAAACGTCATTGCCGGTGCCGGCGACAAGTGCGCCGGCGCCTGCGCATACACCCGCGCCGCCCTTGCGCAACGGGCCGACCGTGCCGCAGCCGCCGGCCTTGCCGGGACTCGCGGCGCTGCCGCTGCGTGAGGCCGGGCTGCGCCTGCTCGCCGAGACCGATGCCGCGCTCGCGCGTCACACCATGCTGCAGATCGCCTCGCTCCCGGACGATCCGGCGGCGCCGCGCAGCGTCGACAATGCGCAGCGTCTTGTGCTCGATATTCCGCTGGTCACGCCGCAAGGCACGGCGATCGTGCAACTGCGCATCGAGCGCGACGAGAAGCGAGCCGCGAAAGGCAAGAAGGCGTCGGTGTGGCAGGCGATGTTTTCGATCGACACCGAGCCGCTCGGGCCGGTGCATGCGCGCGTCGCCATGGTCGGCGACACCGCCAATGTCTCGCTGTTCGCCGAGCGCGGCGACAGCGCGGCGGCGCTCCGCGACAACATCCCGCTGCTGCAGGCGGGACTTGCCGAAGCCGCGGTCGAGCCGGGCGACATTCGCTGCGCCAGGGGTGCGCCGGCAACGCCCGCCGTGGCGTCCGGGCTGTTCGTGGATCGCGCCTCATGA
- a CDS encoding ATP12 family protein produces MRDIFEDIYKHNPLDPMEAARQGARPALRKRFYQSAGVKEEGGAFHVLLDGKAVRTPARKPLAAPTRALAEALASEWEAQTDVIDPARMPLTRLANSIIDGVAGQEPAVAGDILKYLGSDLLFYRADGPESLIERQTETWDPLIAWARDALGARFILAQGIVHVAQPDEAIAAARKAMPADAWRLGAMHSITTLTGSALLALALAANAATPNAIWNAAHVDEDHNMQTWGHDEQAMARREFRQKEFEAAAKILALVT; encoded by the coding sequence ATGCGCGACATTTTCGAGGACATCTACAAGCACAATCCGCTCGATCCGATGGAAGCCGCGCGCCAGGGTGCGCGGCCCGCATTGCGCAAGCGCTTCTATCAATCCGCCGGCGTGAAGGAGGAGGGCGGCGCCTTTCATGTGTTGCTTGACGGCAAGGCTGTGCGCACGCCGGCGCGCAAGCCGCTGGCCGCGCCGACACGTGCACTCGCCGAGGCGTTGGCGTCCGAGTGGGAGGCGCAGACCGATGTGATTGATCCCGCGCGCATGCCGCTTACGCGCCTCGCCAATTCCATCATCGACGGTGTGGCCGGACAGGAACCCGCGGTTGCTGGCGACATTCTCAAATATCTCGGCAGCGATCTGTTGTTCTATCGCGCCGACGGACCGGAAAGCCTGATTGAGCGGCAGACAGAAACCTGGGACCCGCTGATCGCCTGGGCGCGCGACGCGCTCGGTGCGCGCTTCATCTTGGCACAAGGCATTGTTCACGTGGCGCAGCCGGACGAAGCGATCGCCGCCGCGCGGAAGGCAATGCCCGCCGACGCATGGCGCCTCGGGGCCATGCATTCCATCACCACGCTGACCGGCTCGGCGCTGCTGGCGCTCGCGCTTGCGGCCAACGCGGCGACGCCGAACGCAATCTGGAATGCGGCGCATGTCGATGAGGACCACAACATGCAGACCTGGGGCCACGACGAGCAGGCGATGGCGCGGCGCGAATTCCGACAGAAGGAATTCGAGGCGGCGGCGAAAATCCTTGCGCTTGTCACCTAG
- a CDS encoding alpha/beta fold hydrolase: MNITVPATTSDPARPGNLTSPPVPERHTPQPPCETNVSSLDTLDRATRAVTARLTRGASPHAQFTAWHDWISHLMSSPGRQWELGLTAVQNAGRYLRFASRALAGHPEELPFPPREQDRRFQHAAWNALPYVLWQQAFLAQERWWCDATRAVRGMTPKNAARVRFMISQTLDIASPSNIPWLNPEVTQRTIKELGANLVRGAGYLSEDVTHALLMEPEPANGFEVGKQVAITPGEVVFRNDLMELIQYKPAGDAVIAEPILIIPAWIMKYYVLDLRPENSLVRFLVERGFTVFMISWRNPTAADRDITFDDYRRSGMMAGLNAINTILPGRKVHACGYCIGGTLLAIAAATMAREGDDRLATISLLAAQTDFSEAGDLMLFVDESQIAFLEDMMWDQGVLDTHQMAGAFKMLRSNDLIWSKAMREYLLGEREAATDLTSWNADQTRMPYSMHSQYLRALFLENRLTAGRYAVEGRVIALKDIRAPMFVVGTETDHIAPWRSVYKVSLFTDNELTFVLTKGGHNAGIISEPGHRDRHFHMATRKTDDRYVDPDTWLTRAARHDGSWWLAFADWLAARSNAEKVAPPGIGAPEHGLVPLCPAPGTYIHQR, encoded by the coding sequence ATGAACATAACCGTGCCAGCGACAACATCAGATCCCGCACGACCGGGCAATCTGACCTCGCCACCCGTGCCGGAACGGCATACACCGCAACCACCATGCGAAACGAATGTGTCGTCGTTAGACACGCTCGATCGGGCCACCCGCGCCGTGACGGCGCGCCTCACGCGTGGCGCGTCACCACACGCGCAATTCACCGCATGGCATGATTGGATATCTCATCTTATGAGTTCGCCCGGCCGGCAATGGGAGCTGGGCCTGACCGCCGTTCAGAATGCAGGACGCTATCTGCGCTTTGCATCGCGCGCTCTTGCTGGCCATCCTGAAGAGCTTCCATTCCCGCCCCGCGAACAGGATCGCCGTTTCCAGCACGCCGCCTGGAACGCTTTACCTTATGTGCTGTGGCAGCAAGCCTTCCTAGCGCAGGAACGTTGGTGGTGCGACGCTACGCGCGCCGTGCGCGGCATGACGCCGAAGAACGCCGCGCGCGTCCGATTCATGATCAGTCAGACGCTCGACATCGCATCGCCCTCGAACATCCCCTGGCTCAATCCGGAGGTGACCCAACGGACGATCAAAGAATTGGGTGCCAATCTGGTCCGCGGCGCCGGGTATCTTTCGGAAGATGTGACACATGCTCTGCTGATGGAGCCGGAACCGGCCAACGGATTCGAAGTCGGCAAGCAGGTCGCAATCACGCCGGGCGAAGTCGTCTTCCGCAATGACCTGATGGAGCTCATCCAGTACAAGCCGGCCGGCGACGCCGTGATTGCCGAACCCATTCTCATCATTCCCGCCTGGATCATGAAATATTACGTCCTTGATCTGCGGCCGGAGAATTCGCTGGTCCGCTTTTTGGTTGAGCGGGGCTTCACAGTCTTCATGATCTCCTGGCGCAACCCGACTGCGGCCGATCGCGACATCACGTTCGACGACTATCGAAGGTCGGGCATGATGGCGGGGCTCAACGCCATCAACACCATTCTGCCGGGGCGAAAGGTGCACGCCTGTGGCTATTGCATTGGCGGTACATTGCTCGCGATCGCGGCAGCAACAATGGCGCGCGAGGGGGATGATCGGCTCGCCACGATATCGCTCCTCGCTGCGCAAACCGATTTCAGCGAAGCCGGAGATCTGATGCTGTTTGTCGACGAGAGCCAGATCGCCTTTCTTGAGGACATGATGTGGGATCAGGGCGTTCTCGATACGCATCAGATGGCGGGCGCGTTCAAGATGTTGCGGTCCAACGATCTGATCTGGTCGAAGGCGATGCGGGAATATCTGCTCGGCGAGCGCGAAGCAGCGACCGATCTGACCTCCTGGAACGCCGATCAGACACGCATGCCCTATAGCATGCATTCGCAATATCTGCGGGCGCTGTTTCTGGAGAACCGGCTGACCGCGGGCCGCTACGCCGTAGAGGGACGCGTGATCGCCCTAAAGGACATCCGCGCACCGATGTTCGTGGTCGGCACCGAGACCGATCATATCGCCCCGTGGCGATCCGTTTATAAGGTCAGTCTCTTCACCGACAACGAACTGACGTTTGTACTCACCAAGGGCGGGCACAATGCCGGCATCATTTCCGAGCCTGGCCATCGCGACCGGCATTTTCATATGGCGACGCGCAAGACGGACGACCGCTATGTCGATCCCGATACGTGGCTTACGCGCGCCGCGCGGCACGATGGATCGTGGTGGCTGGCCTTCGCGGACTGGCTGGCGGCGCGCAGCAATGCCGAAAAAGTCGCTCCGCCCGGCATCGGCGCGCCCGAGCACGGTCTTGTTCCGCTCTGCCCCGCGCCCGGCACCTATATTCATCAACGCTAG
- a CDS encoding IS630 family transposase (programmed frameshift), with product MGRSYSQDIRGRVTLAVAGGLSRRAAARRFAVSESSAIRWAARTVREGSPAARKQGRPLGKGPLADHVDFLISAVEAKPDITMPELAALLSVERGVSAHAASLSRLLCRAGFSYKKTLMASECARADVAERRRLWIDRRQLWMRRQPARLVFIDETAVTTRMTRLRGRARRGARLKAQAPFGRWGTQTFIAGLRSDRLTAPFVIEGAIDRDAFNAYVETQLAPCLLPGDIVILDNLSVHKSAQAEAAIRARGAWLLFLPQYSPDLNPIEMAFAKLKAHLRRTAARNFDALFEAIGDVCNLFEPNEC from the exons ATGGGTCGGAGCTATTCGCAGGACATTCGCGGACGTGTGACTTTGGCGGTGGCGGGAGGTTTGTCGCGGCGTGCAGCAGCTCGGCGTTTTGCGGTAAGCGAGAGCTCGGCGATCCGCTGGGCGGCGCGGACGGTGCGCGAGGGCAGCCCGGCAGCGCGCAAGCAGGGGCGGCCCTTGGGCAAAGGTCCGCTGGCCGATCATGTTGATTTCCTGATTTCGGCGGTGGAGGCGAAGCCGGACATCACCATGCCGGAACTGGCCGCTCTTCTTTCAGTCGAGCGCGGCGTCTCAGCGCATGCGGCCTCGCTGTCGCGGCTTCTGTGCCGGGCCGGGTTCTCATATAAAAAAACA CTGATGGCGTCGGAATGCGCACGCGCCGACGTCGCTGAACGGCGCAGGCTTTGGATCGACCGGCGCCAGCTGTGGATGCGCCGCCAGCCCGCTCGTCTGGTGTTCATCGACGAGACCGCAGTCACCACCAGGATGACCCGCTTGCGCGGCCGCGCCCGCCGTGGCGCGCGTCTCAAGGCGCAGGCTCCGTTCGGCAGATGGGGTACCCAGACCTTCATCGCCGGCCTGCGCAGTGACCGGCTGACTGCGCCCTTCGTGATCGAGGGCGCCATCGATCGTGACGCTTTCAATGCCTATGTCGAAACTCAGCTCGCACCCTGCCTGCTGCCGGGCGACATTGTCATTCTCGATAACTTGTCCGTCCACAAGAGTGCACAGGCCGAGGCTGCCATTCGCGCTCGCGGCGCCTGGCTGCTGTTCCTGCCGCAATACTCACCGGACCTGAACCCCATCGAGATGGCATTCGCAAAGCTCAAAGCGCATCTGCGCAGGACGGCAGCCCGAAACTTTGATGCTCTCTTCGAGGCCATCGGCGACGTCTGCAACCTGTTCGAGCCCAACGAATGCTAG